TGTATTGAACTTAACAGTTAAAGAAGCTGAGAGTTTTTTCGATGATACTAAAAGCGAAAAGTTAAATCATATGCTGAATTGCTTAACAATGGCTAATTTAAATTATTTAAAGTTAGGTCAATCTCTTGACACATTTTCTGGTGGAGAACTACAGCGGTTAAAAATAGCCAAAACTCTCTTTGAAAAAAACAGTAAATTACTAATTTTAGATGAACCTAGCACTGGATTACACGAATCTGATATTCAAAATCTACTGGAGTTATTTTTTGATCTAGTAAAAAATGGAAATACACTGATTGTTCTAGAACATAATTTATCTATTATATCTCAAGCAGAATGGATTATTGATTTAGGACTTTATGGCGGAGTTCTTGGTGGAAAAATTATTTTTCAAGGATATCCTGAAGATATGATTGACAACCCTACTTCTCTTACAGCTAAACATCTTAAAAATTTTTTGAAAATAAATTAAATATATCATTCTTGTTGATAATTTTTGTAAATAGTGGTCTTTTAAGATAAAGCTCCATAGAAGTCTTACTTTCATCTAATTTTCTTTTAATTTTGCATCTTCTGGTCTATAGATTTTATTTCCCTCTATTTTCCAAGGTGCTTTTTTTAATATTCTTTTTGAGTAAACTGTATTTATTTTCTTACTTCTATTGCCTTTAAATTTAGAATATTCCTACACTGAATATAAATTATGATATTTATTTGATTACTTGACTAATTAAAATACTTCTATTGTAAAAAATACAACAAAAAACCAGAGAACTTATCTCTGGTTACTAAAAGACAATTATATAGTTAAAATAATCTTCTCTGATAAAATAATATTATAAAAGATCATTATTTTGCATGAGTAATCTATTTTTATATTCCCATATCTTTTAAGCCATTTATAACACGATATCCCTTTGGTATCTCAAAAATAGAAGTGGGTACTTTAGTTGTACATTCCAATATTTCCATTATAAAATCATCTCCAATACCTTTTCCTGTTATGTATGCCAGTTCATTTCCTTTAAAATAATATCTTATTTTCCCACCATTCTTCACACTCATTTCTTCATATGGAAGTTTCTTCCCCATTACTGTATCAGTTCCAGAACCAGTAATCTTAATTCCTATATATTCAGGTTGTTTAAAAATAGAAGAATTAATTCCAAGCATATTGAGATTCATTGCCATTTTATCTTTGTCACTTATCATATAAGATTTTTTTCCTTCTACCAAAAATCTTACTATTTGACCTTCATATGCCATCTTAGTAACTCTCTTCTCTCCAAGAGTAGCTACAGTAATATCGCTTTTTATATTTTTTCCCTCAATTTTATTATGCATTATAAAATGCATTATAACATCTTTCCCTTTGAATTCATCCATATACTTTTCTGCAAGACTTCCAGCCGCTTTTACATATTCAGTTGTAAAAATTACAAATGTAAAAATAACTAGTAATATTAATTGTAGTTTTTTCATGTACAACCTCCATAATATATTTTTAACTATGCTCTTATTATACAGTACTAAAATATATAAAGTAAGTACTTAAATTAATAATAATTTATCAACTTTCTGAAATTAATTTTACAACCATCATTATTGCAAATATAAAAAATGGAAATATTATACTTAATATTCCTCCCATAAGTAGAGATTTTGCTCTTTTAGGATATTTTTTATTAAAAACAGCAAACAATATAATACCTATGTATGCGCTTAAAAATCCAAGTATTACCCATCCTATTCCACCTTTATCATTTAGAGTTTCAATTACTTTTTTATCTGATTCAGATTTTTTTTCTTTTTTTATTATTTCCTCTCCATTTATTTCTATTCCTTTTTTTCTCTCTTTAAAAAGTATATCATAGCATCTACTGCAATATTCTTCACCTCTATACATCTCTGTTTCTCTAAACCAATAAAGTCTTTTATTGCATCTTTTACATCTTCCCTCCAAAGTAACACCTCTTTTTTCGTAAAAATTTTATTTCTGTTTATAGTCTAACAAAAATATGAATGTATTGTCTATAAAAACAAGTAAAATATTAAAAAAAATATATAAATAATTCTCACTATAAACAAAATTTAACTTGTATTTAATAATTACAAATATAGCCTCTATTTCGGATAAAAATATATCAACAGAACTTGTAAGTACTTTAAATTTATGATAAAATTTATCATTAATCAGGAGGTGATTCATGAAAAAAAAATTTAACAGCTTTCTTCTTAGTTTAGGAATTATCATAACTTTAATCTCTGCATTATTACAATTTTTTATAAGTATACATTTATTTATCTTAAAAAAATATTTATATTTTATCTTCTATTTTATTGTTTTTATTTATTGGCTAAAAGATAGAGACTTTAAACTTAAATATTTCCTTATTTATGCTATCATTAGCTTTTATTTTAACTTTTCTCTTACGACCTCATTTGCTATGATATTCATAAGAACATTTTTAGATTTTCTAAATCTTACCAATTTAGCTAAAACTATTTCAGTAACATTAATTATAGGAACACTGAATACATTCATTACTTCTTTTATTTATCAATTTTTAAAAATAAAATCATTTAAATTCTATAACCCATAGAATTTAAATTAAAAAATATAAATTATTAACATTTAATATTTTTTGATACAAAGAAAAATTTTATATTAAAAAAATATTTTTTGATAATCAAATTATTTGTTGACAAAATATTATAAAGATGATAATATAAAGATGACCCTTTCCTTGAAGTGTTACTGTATTTTAAATTTAACCAAATTTAGAAATAGGATTAGAGACCCCCAATGTCTTTGATCCTATTTCTAATTTACAGATATTTATATATATTTATAATCAGCTGTTGATCAATTACAATATTGATTATTTAATTTTAATGTTTCATATTATTGGTTTATTACTATCTTTTGATATAAAAAAATAGAAAGAAATTAATCTTTCTAGTTTTTCTTTAAAAATAATTTATATTAAAAAAAACCTTGCTTATTTTTTATAATATTCAGGATAACTGATTTCTGATATTTTTTTTATTACTTCTGTTACTTTGATAGATGGTCTCACTGCTTCTTTACTTATTGTATATATTCTTCTTTCTTTTACAGCCTTTATTATATTCCAATTACCTCTATCAATAATTTCTTTTATTGGATCTTCAACTTGGTAAGTACTGGTAAATATTATATCAGGATTTCTTGCTGCTATAGCTTCCAGACTTGGTATGAACCATCCATTTTTATCACTAAATATATTTTCCACTCCTGCAATTTCTAACATTTCATTCATAAATACGTCTTTACCAAAAGTATACATAGATGGAAATGGAGAAATTTCAAAATATATTTTTTTCTTTTTTTCTATATTTTTACTTATTTCTTTTACTTCATTTATTTCTTCTTCCATTTTAGAAATTATTGCTTCTGCTTCAGTTTGTTTTTCTGTTTTTTCTCCTATCTCTCTTATACAATCGTAAATATCTTTTATACTTTTTACATCAGGAATATAGATAATCTCTGTTCCCTTTCCTTTCATAAATTCAATAAAATCCTCTCTATCTGCTTTATTAAATGTTGAAAGAATTATCAAATCTGCTTTCAGAGAAAAAATACTCTCTGTATTCATTTGATAAAAACTTACTTTTGGTATTTTCATATCATCTAATTCTTTTATATCAGAATTTTTATCCATGGCAATTATTTTATCTTTCAATCCCAGTTTATAAAGTATTTCCGTTACTGCTGGACTTCCAGAAGCTATTCTATTATATTCTT
This genomic stretch from Fusobacterium sp. harbors:
- a CDS encoding ABC transporter substrate-binding protein; translation: MIKKFSIIILFLFSVISFSKEYNRIASGSPAVTEILYKLGLKDKIIAMDKNSDIKELDDMKIPKVSFYQMNTESIFSLKADLIILSTFNKADREDFIEFMKGKGTEIIYIPDVKSIKDIYDCIREIGEKTEKQTEAEAIISKMEEEINEVKEISKNIEKKKKIYFEISPFPSMYTFGKDVFMNEMLEIAGVENIFSDKNGWFIPSLEAIAARNPDIIFTSTYQVEDPIKEIIDRGNWNIIKAVKERRIYTISKEAVRPSIKVTEVIKKISEISYPEYYKK